acacacaccacacccacacccacacacacacccacacccacaccacaccacacccacacacacccacacacacacccacacacaccacaccacacccacacacacacccacacccacacaccacaccacacacacacacacaccacacccacacacacacccacacaccacacccacacccacacccacacccacacccacacacccacacccacacacccacacacacacacacacccacacccacacacacccacacacacccacacccacacacacccacaccacacccacacacacacacccacacccacacacacctcacaccatcactaccactaccaccatcaccatcactatcaCTACCACCCACCTTGCTATTACCCTACCCATCACTCGAACTgactgtaagaactccCTCTAATGTTACCCTGACCATGTACCCCACGCTTTCTcaccccaccacatgcttaccatcactattccaccacatcactaaatacggcccttacctcagcggtttatacccagggcctTTTCCACACTAAACTCACAATATTGCATATCTATATATCCATATCTCATCTCTGCTAGTTGAATAACATATCCCCAACTTATCACCttctcatctcttctgtatcatcCAAACACTACCCTCTATTTACCTACCATACATACAATGAAcctaaacaaagaaatggagaTAAATAAggtaaacaaagaaatgtaaacaaacaCACACTACCCACCTTTCCTACCTGACCCGGCTCTTCCCCATTGAATCATAGTATTATATCCAGCACATAGCCATACGGACGTtacagaatactgccaTACCACACCTCATCCTTATAGAACAGCACTCAATACTTCCATACTTCACAGTCTTTAccatatatcaacattctataatatgcactaccatcatcgtcgtcatcattatcaccactactaacacccatcactattgcACCATAACCATAACCATATCACCATCGTCACCACTACCACtatcactatcatcactaccataACCataccaccatcaccatcactaccatcaccatcatcatcatcactaccacttgCTCTGCTATTACCCTAtccaccactcaaacggactgtaagaacACCCTTTAATGTTACCCTGAATATATAACACCCCACGCTTTCTCAcccccaccacatgctttaccagcaccattccatcacatcactaaatacggcctttacctcagcggtttataccctgggtcatttcaacactaaactcattatatttcacatttatGTATCTATATCGTGTCCTTGTATCctgaatagtatatccccaTGTTATCACCttctcacctcttctgtagcCCGAAATACCATCACGTGACCAATATAAGcccttattatatagtactaaaccacctctcatctataacatcactaagtacggcccttacctcagcggtttataccctgggtcatttcaacactaaactcattatatttcacatttatGTATCCATCTCTCATCTATGTTAGCTGAATAACATATCCCCAAGTTATCACCctctcacctcttctgtatctctCAATTACTATCACCTTACTTTGATACTACCGCGTGGCACACCCAGCCGTTCATACCTAATGTCATTACACCAAACTCATACTATCTCACATCTAACACTTCATACCCCTTATCTGCATTCTAAACAACATATACATCCACTCGTCATTGCCACACCTTctttatatcctttaaACACTGCACTCCATTTACctcccatatatacaataatcgtaaacaataaacatacACCAATCACTTTACTCTAGACCATCACCATATCACACTTTATATCCTGCTAACTAACTCGGCTCTCCCCCATTGAATCATAATGTCATATCCAGCACATACTCACACGGACGCtacagaatactgccaTACCACACCCCATCACTATATATTGCACATACCTTAGTAATTCATACCCTGTTTTACTTATTAATCCTACCTATTTCTGTCACACCTAACTATCCACAACTAATCACTTATCCTTGTGGACCATACAACTGTACTCAGTACTTCAATACTCTAACACCTTGACTATACATCAGCTTCTGCATTACGCCATTGTTAACATAactaatatatacaatacaatcaccaccatcacatCACCCCCATGCCCTCCACTCTCTAACATCATACTGCTCCCATCAGCATATCATTGCTAACATAGAAtacacaatatcatcacctCAATAAACCGCCATTAcagtattctcaatatattcttaaCATAACACCAGcacatacgcacacgggTGCTACATAAACGAATACAATCACTTTAATCTCTACTCAATTCCATTATTCATCACCATACTCTTTCTCTACCATTACCGCCTTTCCTCTTGTACATCCTCCGCATGCTACTCACTCGTCACATGAAcataaaatatcatcacctAAATCCAAGTTTTAGGTCCCAGTATCTCCATTCCATGCACTACACTATAGTACAACtacatacgcacacggacgctatagaatataacatACTCATATAGCGCttcaatataatatcattactctCATTTTCCTATAATTAATCTctccattttatattttttaactatttttcacttttcataaaatattcaccagTCATAAGTAATCCTCACTAATCTTTATTTCATTCCGCATTTCATTCTACCtccgtttcaaaaataccgTAATTGACTGAGCaggtttataatattaatatacacatattcaACTATATACACCGTCAAAtcacattttttcatttttcattacttcTTATGTCCGTAGGATATCATTCGTAAGAGCATGTCTAGTTGGCGATGGTGTAGATACCGTCTGCAGATAGAGCACTGGAGATGGCTGGTCTCAATCTGGTAGAGTACCATGGGACACCagtgatcattctggtcACTTGGTCTGGAGCAATACCGGTCAACATCGTGGTGAAGTCACCGTAGTTGAAAACAGCTTGAGCGACTTCGACTGGGTAGGTTTCAGTTGGGTGAGcggcttggaacaagtagtattgggccaagtgagctctgatatcagagacgtagacacccaattcaaccaagttgactcTTTCGTCGGATTGAGCTAAggtggtggtggcagaGGCACCAGCAGCTAGAGcggcgacaccagcagcgattgaagttaatttgaccattgtatttgtttgttttcgattgtttctttagtgcTGATATAGGCTTaactagaaaaaaataatgaagatagATGACCAAAGctgctctatttatatgatttctttgaccagTTTGTTGCTACACAAACGAATTAGTGGACGCTCACCATTCATCGCATACTTCTTCCCACCTTATCTCTCACACCCATATTAATTGTCACCATGGAGATGTGCCTGTCCTTGAACGAATTGGCTTGCA
The Saccharomyces kudriavzevii IFO 1802 strain IFO1802 genome assembly, chromosome: 14 DNA segment above includes these coding regions:
- the SKDI14G0010 gene encoding SRP1/TIP1 family protein; translation: MVKLTSIAAGVAALAAGASATTTLAQSDERVNLVELGVYVSDIRAHLAQYYLFQAAHPTETYPVEVAQAVFNYGDFTTMLTGIAPDQVTRMITGVPWYSTRLRPAISSALSADGIYTIAN